In Centroberyx gerrardi isolate f3 chromosome 20, fCenGer3.hap1.cur.20231027, whole genome shotgun sequence, a genomic segment contains:
- the srsf2a gene encoding serine and arginine rich splicing factor 2a gives MSYGRPPPDVEGMTSLKVDNLTYRTSPETLRRVFEKYGRVGDVYIPRDRYTKESRGFAFVRFHDKRDAEDAMDAMDGALLDGRELRVQMARYGRPPDSHYGRRGGGPPRRSGGYGRRSRSRSASPGRRRRRSRSRSRSRSRSRSRSRYSRSRSRSYSRSRSKSKSRSPRRSKSKSPSRSRSRSKSRSRTPPSNRGSKSRSRSKSRPKSPEDNGAES, from the exons ACGGAAGGCCCCCGCCTGATGTGGAGGGGATGACCTCTCTCAAAGTGGACAACCTGACTTACCGGACTTCGCCCGAGACTTTGCGCCGAGTTTTTGAGAAGTATGGCCGGGTAGGGGATGTGTACATCCCCCGGGACAGGTACACCAAGGAAAGTCGCGGGTTTGCCTTCGTACGTTTCCACGATAAGCGCGACGCCGAGGACGCCATGGACGCCATGGACGGTGCGCTGCTCGACGGGCGGGAGCTTCGAGTGCAGATGGCGCGCTACGGCCGCCCGCCGGACTCCCACTACGGCCGGAGAGGTGGCGGCCCGCCCCGCAGGTCTGGAGGCTACGGACGCAGAAGCAGGAG CCGTTCAGCCAGCCCTGGTCGCCGCCGCAGACGCAGCCGGTCCAGGAGCAGAAGCCGTTCCAGGTCCAGAAGCCGTTCCCGCTACAGCCGCTCCAGGTCCCGCTCCTactccaggtccaggtccaagTCCAAATCCAGAAGCCCCCGAAGGAGCAAATCGAAGTCCCCCTCCAGGTCACGGTCCCGGTCAAAGTCCCGGAGTCGAACTCCGCCTTCCAACAGAGGGTCCAAGTCCAGATCCAGGTCCAAGAGCAGGCCCAAATCCCCAGAGGACAATGGAGCCGAGTCTTAA
- the mxra7 gene encoding matrix-remodeling-associated protein 7 isoform X1, with protein sequence MDLTFILSAIIFTLLAIVVATSLFNGSSSSADFAMGYFGYTGDAKAGGLGKSGPKQNGYLPEKKNAMDDWGSSHDHWDVVKSVQSTEGATESPGINDKLEANANNSLNYVPGKARTNHLQMMMSKDELEEEQRVQREQLAAIFQLLKDNKETFGDVSEGDIEEQLKLYSI encoded by the exons ATGGATCTAACTTTTATATTATCAGCCATTATTTTCACGCTTCTCGCTATTGTCGTGGCAACATCGCTATTTAATGGCTCGTCATCTTCAGCCGACTTTGCCATGGGTTATTTTGGATACACGGGAGACGCTAAAGCGGGAGGATTAGGCAAATCTGGCCCAAAGCAGAATGGCTATCTACCCGAGAAGAAGAATGCGATGGACGACTGGGGGAGTTCACATGACCACTGGGATGTAGTGAAATCTGTGCAATCA ACCGAAGGAGCCACAGAGAGCCCGGGCATCAACG ATAAGCTGGAAGCAAATGCAAACAATTCCTTGAACTACGTCCCAGGCAAGGCACGAACCAACCATCTGCAGATGATGATGTCAAAAgacgagctggaggaggagcagag GGTGCAGCGTGAACAGTTGGCCGCCATCTTCCAGTTGCTGAAGGACAACAAGGAGACGTTTGGGGACGTGTCCGAGGGAGACATAGAGGAGCAGCTCAAACTCTACTCCATCTAA
- the mxra7 gene encoding matrix-remodeling-associated protein 7 isoform X2 has protein sequence MDLTFILSAIIFTLLAIVVATSLFNGSSSSADFAMGYFGYTGDAKAGGLGKSGPKQNGYLPEKKNAMDDWGSSHDHWDVVKSVQSTEGATESPGINDKLEANANNSLNYVPGKARTNHLQMMMSKDELEEEQRIEFTTDFTSL, from the exons ATGGATCTAACTTTTATATTATCAGCCATTATTTTCACGCTTCTCGCTATTGTCGTGGCAACATCGCTATTTAATGGCTCGTCATCTTCAGCCGACTTTGCCATGGGTTATTTTGGATACACGGGAGACGCTAAAGCGGGAGGATTAGGCAAATCTGGCCCAAAGCAGAATGGCTATCTACCCGAGAAGAAGAATGCGATGGACGACTGGGGGAGTTCACATGACCACTGGGATGTAGTGAAATCTGTGCAATCA ACCGAAGGAGCCACAGAGAGCCCGGGCATCAACG ATAAGCTGGAAGCAAATGCAAACAATTCCTTGAACTACGTCCCAGGCAAGGCACGAACCAACCATCTGCAGATGATGATGTCAAAAgacgagctggaggaggagcagag GATAGAGTTCACCACAGACTTTACCTCTCTGTAA
- the LOC139915644 gene encoding alpha-N-acetylgalactosaminide alpha-2,6-sialyltransferase 1-like: protein MVKRDSTTHAVGSLKETPMPILFKKDFKKLPQWDFEDVYAQDSQPRQTTCPQPLQKSEDLSFKQAFIPNLYLFMHKDNLNMSEWNRLSHFNNPFGFMEYKYNEVKAAVDLIPKPKEPLLLPRGDGDGCVRCAVVGTAGILYGSGMGKEIDAHDYVFRMNGAATKGYEEDVGNKTAVYVHTAHSITASLYYFKNYGFTEIPHDEGIKYVMIPEGMRDFQWLQGLLSRQRVFSGPYYSLRPWTYYTGQFDESRFYVLHPDFLRYVRNRFLKSSVLNDVNWSVVRPTNGAFTLFLALHTCDVVDVYGFMTEDYSKYPNYYMEKRAKTHVVFYLNHDYLMEMNTWKKLHNTKIIRLYQRKDPGDSERVTEKQH from the exons ATGGTCAAGAGAGACAGCACTACACATGCTGTAGGTTCCCTCAAGGAGACTCCCATGCCTATCCTCTTCAAAAAGGACTTTAAGAAACTGCCTCAATGGGATTTTGAAGATGTGTATGCCCAGGATTCCCAacccagacagaca ACCTGTCCCCAGCCTTTGCAGAAGTCTGAAGATCTGAGCTTTAAGCAGGCTTTCATTCCCAACTTATATTTGTTTATGCACAAAGACAATCTCAACATGAGTGAGTGGAACAGACTTTCCCATTTCAACAACCCCTTTGGTTTCATGGAGTACAAATACAACG AGGTGAAGGCAGCTGTGGATTTGATCCCAAAGCCAAAGGAGCCACTACTCCTTCCCAGAGGAGATGGTGATGGCTGTGTGCGCTGTGCTGTGGTGGGCACTGCTGGGATCCTCTATGGCTCTGGCATGGGGAAGGAGATAGACGCACACGATTATGTGTTTCG GATGAACGGTGCGGCCACTAAGGGTTACGAGGAAGATGTAGGAAACAAAACGGCAGTATACGTTCACACGGCCCACTCCATCACCGCATCGCTGTATTATTTCAAGAATTATGGATTCACAGAGATCCCACACGATGAA GGTATAAAGTATGTGATGATTCCTGAGGGTATGAGGGATTTCCAGTGGCTGCAGGGTCTTCTCAGTAGACAACGAGTCTTCAGTGGCCCATACTACTCCTTGCG GCCGTGGACATATTACACCGGACAGTTTGATGAGAGTCGTTTCTATGTTCTGCACCCAGACTTTCTCAGATATGTGCGGAACAG GTTCTTGAAGTCTTCAGTGCTCAATGATGTGAACTGGTCTGTAGTCAGACCGACCAACGGGGCATTCACTCTCTTCCTGGCTCTGCATACCTGTGACGTG GTGGATGTATATGGATTCATGACAGAGGACTACAGTAAATACCCCAACTACTATATGGAAAAGCGCGCTAAAACCCACGTCGTCTTCTACCTCAACCATGACTACCTCATGGAAATGAATACATGGAAAAAACTGCACAACACTAAAATCATTAGGCTTTATCAAAGAAAGGACCCAGGAGACTCAGAAAGAGTAACAGAGAAGCAACACTGA